In the Lysinibacillus sp. PLM2 genome, one interval contains:
- the sigX gene encoding ECF RNA polymerase sigma factor SigX, which produces MNESIFHRLYDAYHQDVFQFLIYLVKNRSVAEDLSHEVYVRVLKSYERFEGKSSEKTWLFAIAKNVAIDYFRKNSVRSSHTFTAFDWETNQLVSPTKSPEALIELNDDMKQLLEALEKCTGDQKMVIIMRYFQELSIAETAEILNWTEGKVKTTQHRAIKHLRDILTNNSEKEAKSL; this is translated from the coding sequence ATGAATGAATCCATTTTCCATCGTTTATATGATGCTTACCATCAGGACGTTTTCCAGTTTTTGATCTACCTAGTTAAAAATAGGTCTGTAGCTGAAGATTTATCACATGAAGTGTATGTTCGAGTACTAAAATCTTATGAACGCTTTGAAGGGAAAAGTTCTGAAAAGACTTGGCTATTCGCAATTGCAAAAAATGTGGCGATTGATTATTTTCGTAAAAATTCTGTACGTTCATCGCATACTTTTACTGCTTTTGACTGGGAAACAAATCAGCTCGTTTCCCCAACGAAGTCACCTGAAGCATTAATCGAGTTAAATGATGATATGAAGCAGTTGTTAGAAGCATTAGAGAAATGTACTGGTGATCAAAAGATGGTCATTATTATGAGATATTTTCAAGAATTATCTATTGCAGAAACTGCTGAAATATTGAACTGGACGGAAGGGAAAGTAAAAACAACCCAGCATAGAGCAATTAAACATTTACGGGATATACTAACTAATAATAGCGAAAAGGAGGCGAAGTCATTATGA
- the fabI gene encoding enoyl-[acyl-carrier-protein] reductase [NADH] FabI codes for MDILQLKDKNIVVMGVANERSIAWGIAKKLLEVGANVIFTYRKERSKGKIEKVLNDYQDYNTAVVECDVNSDESIAAAFQQIGEQFGVVHGIVHSVAFANAEDLHNRFVETTRDGYAFAQDTSAYSLIAVAKAALPYMTEGGSIVTMSYLGAERVLDGYNVMGVAKAALEASTRYLAADLGANGIRVNAISAGAIRTLAAKGVPSFNTILHQIEEKSPLKRNITQEEVANMTIVMLSNLSSGVTGETIYVDSGYHIMG; via the coding sequence ATGGACATTTTACAATTAAAAGATAAGAATATTGTGGTAATGGGTGTAGCTAACGAACGCAGTATCGCATGGGGAATCGCTAAAAAATTATTAGAAGTTGGCGCTAATGTAATCTTTACATATAGAAAAGAACGTTCTAAAGGTAAAATCGAAAAGGTTTTAAATGATTACCAAGATTATAACACCGCGGTTGTGGAATGCGATGTAAATAGTGATGAAAGTATTGCAGCTGCTTTCCAGCAAATCGGAGAACAGTTTGGAGTCGTTCACGGCATTGTGCATTCGGTTGCCTTTGCTAATGCGGAAGATCTACATAACCGCTTCGTTGAAACAACACGTGATGGCTATGCATTCGCACAGGATACAAGTGCCTATTCATTAATCGCAGTTGCAAAAGCAGCTCTACCATACATGACTGAAGGTGGCTCTATCGTAACGATGTCTTACCTAGGTGCGGAACGTGTTCTAGATGGATACAATGTGATGGGTGTTGCGAAAGCTGCTCTCGAAGCTTCAACACGTTATTTAGCGGCTGACTTAGGTGCTAATGGAATTCGTGTCAACGCTATTTCTGCCGGTGCAATCCGTACTTTAGCTGCTAAAGGTGTCCCAAGCTTTAACACGATCCTTCACCAAATTGAAGAAAAATCTCCATTAAAACGAAACATTACTCAAGAAGAAGTTGCAAACATGACAATCGTCATGTTAAGTAACCTTTCAAGTGGTGTAACAGGGGAAACAATCTATGTTGACTCTGGATATCATATTATGGGGTAA
- the glnA_2 gene encoding glutamine synthetase yields the protein MSKYTKEDIKRIVQEENVKYIRLQFTDILGTIKNVEIPLSQLDKALDDKMMFDGSSIEGFVRIEESDMYLKPDLDTFVIFPWTAEKGKVARLICDITNPDGTPFDGDPRSNLKRVLKNMEELGFTSFNLGPEPEFFLFKLDEKGQPTLELNDSGGYFDLAPTDLGENCRRDIVLELEEMGFEIEASHHEVAPGQHEIDFKYANAIEACDNIQTFKLVVKTIARKHGLHATFMPKPLFGVNGSGMHSNLSLFSGDKNAFWDESADLQLSETALQFMAGIMKHAKAFTAVTNPLVNSYKRLVPGYEAPCYIAWSARNRSPLIRIPASRGLSTRIEVRSVDPAANPYLAMAVLLEAGLDGIRNGLTPPAPVDRNIYVMSNAELKENGIESLPGSLAEALLELENDAIIKGALGDHIYSNYKEAKEIEFDMFRIAVHPWERDQYLQMY from the coding sequence ATGAGTAAGTACACAAAAGAAGATATTAAAAGAATCGTGCAAGAAGAAAATGTAAAGTATATTCGTTTACAATTTACTGACATTTTAGGGACTATTAAAAACGTAGAAATTCCTTTAAGCCAATTAGATAAAGCATTAGACGACAAAATGATGTTTGACGGATCTTCAATTGAAGGTTTCGTACGTATCGAAGAATCTGACATGTACTTAAAACCAGATTTAGATACATTCGTAATTTTCCCTTGGACAGCTGAAAAAGGGAAAGTTGCACGTCTTATTTGTGACATTACAAATCCTGATGGTACGCCGTTTGATGGTGATCCACGTTCAAACTTAAAACGTGTTCTTAAAAATATGGAAGAACTAGGATTCACAAGCTTTAACTTAGGGCCTGAGCCAGAATTCTTCTTATTCAAATTAGATGAAAAAGGCCAACCAACATTAGAATTAAACGATTCTGGTGGCTACTTCGACCTAGCACCAACAGATCTTGGAGAAAACTGCCGTCGTGATATCGTGTTAGAGCTTGAAGAAATGGGCTTTGAAATCGAAGCTTCTCACCACGAGGTTGCACCAGGTCAACACGAAATTGACTTTAAATATGCAAATGCAATAGAAGCATGTGATAACATCCAAACATTTAAATTAGTTGTTAAAACAATCGCACGTAAACATGGATTACATGCAACATTTATGCCAAAACCTTTATTCGGTGTAAACGGTTCAGGTATGCACTCTAACTTATCACTATTCAGTGGTGACAAAAATGCATTCTGGGATGAAAGTGCAGATTTGCAATTATCAGAAACTGCGCTTCAATTCATGGCGGGTATTATGAAGCATGCGAAAGCATTTACTGCTGTTACTAACCCATTAGTAAACTCTTATAAACGTTTAGTACCTGGTTATGAAGCTCCATGTTACATCGCTTGGTCAGCTCGCAATCGTTCGCCATTAATTCGTATTCCGGCTTCACGTGGTTTATCAACTCGTATCGAAGTACGTTCTGTTGACCCTGCTGCTAATCCATACTTAGCTATGGCTGTATTATTAGAAGCTGGTTTAGATGGAATTCGTAACGGATTAACACCGCCAGCTCCAGTCGATCGCAATATCTATGTAATGAGCAATGCTGAATTAAAAGAAAACGGTATTGAAAGTTTACCAGGATCATTAGCAGAAGCTTTACTAGAATTAGAGAATGATGCAATAATCAAAGGTGCTTTAGGCGATCACATTTACTCTAACTACAAAGAAGCGAAAGAAATTGAGTTTGATATGTTCCGTATTGCAGTTCACCCATGGGAACGTGATCAATATTTACAAATGTATTAA
- the fmnP gene encoding riboflavin transporter FmnP, translated as MRKQNMKLRSFVTIAMLSSISFLLMLLNFPLPWFPVFLQIDFSDVPALIAAITMGPVAGILVELVKNILDWIFSGAPTGVPVGHMANFATGILFILPAYYIYKKFSTLKGLAVGLVVGTIIMSVGMSVLNYFAFLPMYTYLLGWGTFDMYETIVLGILPFNVIKGILLMVIAMVLFRTMKTWIENQRSQYLI; from the coding sequence ATGCGTAAGCAAAACATGAAGTTACGTTCTTTCGTAACGATCGCCATGTTAAGTAGCATTTCTTTCTTATTAATGTTACTAAATTTCCCACTACCATGGTTCCCTGTATTTTTACAAATTGATTTTAGTGATGTTCCAGCATTAATAGCTGCCATTACAATGGGACCAGTAGCAGGTATATTAGTAGAATTGGTTAAAAATATCCTAGATTGGATTTTCTCTGGTGCACCAACGGGTGTGCCTGTCGGACATATGGCAAACTTTGCAACCGGAATCTTATTTATTTTACCTGCTTACTATATTTATAAAAAATTCAGCACACTAAAAGGTTTAGCTGTTGGCCTAGTAGTTGGTACAATTATTATGTCAGTTGGAATGAGCGTGTTGAATTACTTTGCTTTCCTTCCAATGTACACCTATTTACTAGGTTGGGGAACATTCGATATGTATGAAACAATCGTTTTAGGTATATTACCGTTCAATGTGATTAAAGGAATTTTATTAATGGTCATTGCAATGGTTTTATTCAGAACAATGAAAACATGGATTGAAAATCAAAGATCACAATACTTAATATAA
- a CDS encoding ATP-dependent DNA helicase RecQ, translating to MIFQSIVLKILHKLNSERTISAVYHLIRGKRSGQTIQDVGIFHLHKFFGILPKLSRKIFDEEINSLIENQYISIVQESNYEVTENGLKKVQEPLPITFDGWHYRGNEHLFFARLSLIVQSLSHQKRGIMKFIPIQQNEEVQQWVKNFLLGNHYQNGTLQDSLLEEMILSLENTTCNETDKLFVMQRLAGYKIPGYTWQQISMLENVSNMDVQLTYISCLHNWLNEITQNNEQYPLLNQIAMNIRIEIPLTGSALQTANLFRKGYSIEQISSIRNLKISTIEDHIVELAMNEPNFSIDEFISATDIELVLKAIHDYNTRKLKILHEVIPHLSYFQLRLVLARGE from the coding sequence TTGATATTTCAATCAATAGTCTTAAAAATTCTTCACAAATTAAATAGTGAACGTACGATTTCTGCGGTTTATCACTTAATTCGTGGAAAACGTTCAGGACAGACAATTCAAGATGTAGGTATATTCCATTTGCATAAATTTTTCGGAATTTTACCGAAGCTAAGTAGAAAAATATTTGATGAAGAAATTAATAGTTTAATAGAAAATCAGTACATATCAATTGTACAGGAATCGAACTATGAAGTAACGGAAAATGGCTTAAAAAAAGTGCAGGAGCCACTGCCGATTACTTTTGATGGTTGGCATTATCGAGGAAATGAACATCTATTTTTTGCGAGATTATCTTTAATTGTTCAAAGTCTATCCCATCAAAAAAGAGGGATTATGAAGTTTATTCCTATACAACAAAACGAAGAAGTTCAACAATGGGTGAAAAATTTTTTACTAGGAAATCATTATCAAAATGGGACATTACAGGATAGTTTGCTAGAGGAAATGATTCTAAGCTTAGAAAATACTACTTGTAATGAAACGGATAAACTATTTGTTATGCAAAGGTTAGCGGGGTATAAAATCCCTGGATATACTTGGCAACAAATAAGTATGTTAGAAAATGTTTCGAATATGGATGTTCAGTTAACTTATATTTCTTGCTTACATAATTGGCTTAATGAAATTACGCAGAATAATGAACAATATCCCTTATTAAATCAAATTGCAATGAATATAAGAATCGAAATTCCATTAACAGGCTCTGCACTTCAAACAGCAAATTTATTTCGTAAAGGGTATTCTATTGAACAAATTAGTTCCATTCGAAACTTGAAAATCAGTACGATTGAAGATCATATTGTCGAACTTGCTATGAATGAACCGAATTTTTCGATTGATGAGTTTATATCAGCTACAGACATAGAGTTAGTGTTAAAAGCTATTCATGATTACAACACACGAAAGCTTAAAATTTTACATGAAGTAATACCGCATTTAAGCTATTTCCAGCTTAGACTTGTGCTTGCTAGAGGGGAATGA
- the fer gene encoding ferredoxin — translation MPKFTIVDKDTCIACGACGAAAPDIYDYDDEGIAFVILDDNMGTTEVPEDLLEDMQDAFEGCPTDSIKVADESFDGDPLKYE, via the coding sequence ATGCCAAAGTTCACTATTGTAGATAAAGATACATGTATAGCATGCGGTGCTTGTGGTGCAGCTGCCCCTGATATTTATGATTATGACGATGAAGGTATTGCCTTCGTTATTTTAGATGATAACATGGGGACTACAGAAGTTCCAGAAGATCTACTAGAGGATATGCAAGATGCATTCGAAGGCTGTCCAACAGATTCTATCAAAGTTGCCGATGAGTCATTTGATGGAGACCCGTTGAAATACGAATAG
- a CDS encoding ATP-dependent DNA helicase RecQ codes for MIILQLEATLNKYFGYSSFRPGQKEVIEQLVKGQDVIALLPTGMGKSLCYQLPGYIFEAPVLIISPLLSLMQDQVTQMKQNGEKRVIAINSFLTAEQKQVAINELHQYRFIFISPEMLLQAHVQNRLSQMALSLIVIDEAHCISQWGFDFRPDYLRIGEVFDRENRPPILALSATATDKVLGDVEKYLKMKIPYKYIHSVDRPNIHLGKRFFRDQEDKLQWILQHVQDTEGPGIIYTQSRSKTESISERLLQLGISVASYHAGKDALDRQFIQQQFIEGSLDWIVATNSFGMGVNKQDVRQVIHFSIPSNVASYMQEIGRAGRDGEHALAIILYTDGDEDVARMLATDDLPTEHHIERYAQYISQNENVKNMIQNGEISETALRVLDYWMVQLPREQVAHILTEMKREKLLEIDEMMGIVRTEKCMRERIVHYFGQTLASKPENCCESCGLSFFDIIRPREKDKASYQPITWKERIESILLGNE; via the coding sequence ATGATTATATTGCAATTAGAAGCAACCTTAAACAAATATTTTGGCTATTCTTCATTTCGCCCAGGTCAAAAGGAAGTAATTGAGCAATTAGTTAAAGGGCAAGATGTCATTGCTTTATTGCCAACTGGAATGGGGAAATCTCTATGTTATCAACTACCTGGATATATATTTGAAGCGCCAGTGCTAATAATTTCTCCATTGCTTTCATTAATGCAAGATCAAGTGACGCAAATGAAACAAAATGGGGAAAAACGAGTTATTGCGATTAATTCATTTTTAACAGCAGAACAAAAGCAAGTTGCCATCAACGAGCTTCATCAATATCGATTTATTTTTATATCACCCGAAATGTTGTTACAAGCTCATGTTCAGAACCGATTATCTCAAATGGCATTATCATTAATTGTTATAGATGAAGCCCATTGTATATCGCAATGGGGATTTGATTTTCGTCCTGATTATTTGCGAATTGGAGAGGTATTTGATCGCGAAAATCGCCCACCTATTCTCGCATTATCAGCTACTGCCACAGACAAGGTTCTTGGCGATGTTGAAAAATATTTGAAAATGAAGATTCCATATAAATATATTCATTCAGTTGATCGCCCAAATATCCATTTGGGAAAACGTTTCTTTCGAGATCAAGAGGATAAATTACAATGGATATTACAACACGTACAAGATACTGAGGGGCCAGGGATTATTTATACTCAATCTCGCTCGAAAACGGAAAGTATAAGTGAAAGATTACTACAGCTCGGAATATCCGTTGCCTCTTACCATGCGGGAAAAGATGCGTTAGATCGACAATTTATTCAGCAGCAATTCATAGAAGGTTCACTCGATTGGATCGTTGCAACAAATTCTTTTGGAATGGGTGTAAATAAGCAGGATGTTAGACAAGTAATCCATTTTTCAATTCCTTCCAATGTGGCCAGCTATATGCAGGAAATTGGAAGAGCGGGCCGCGATGGTGAGCATGCGTTAGCAATCATTTTATATACTGACGGGGATGAAGATGTCGCAAGAATGCTTGCAACAGATGATTTACCGACTGAGCATCATATTGAACGATATGCCCAATACATATCTCAAAATGAAAATGTGAAAAATATGATTCAAAATGGTGAAATCTCAGAAACAGCTCTACGTGTACTAGATTATTGGATGGTCCAACTGCCTCGGGAACAAGTTGCTCATATTCTAACGGAAATGAAAAGGGAAAAATTACTTGAAATTGATGAAATGATGGGTATCGTTCGCACTGAAAAATGTATGCGAGAAAGAATCGTACACTATTTTGGACAAACATTAGCATCAAAACCAGAAAATTGCTGTGAAAGCTGTGGACTAAGCTTTTTTGATATTATTCGACCACGTGAAAAAGACAAGGCTTCATATCAACCTATTACGTGGAAAGAACGAATTGAAAGTATATTGTTAGGAAATGAATAA
- the rsiX gene encoding anti-sigma-X factor RsiX, which yields MSHDKWDENKIEELLSSFPKVKDTRSKEDILQKLKDDGVFDEEPSDSPKQTKKKKKNNWMPPLITIAAIALLAIMIPSLMKQMNHNNEEAALSTSGAEEATEMSTFNIEESESSANDQSNMSIMDDQRLGIGKTAVYPEDLEGYTLFTLGLESDMATSIPVSLLIPNEQIVEDLGKTNPTSVELYNYYAPRIDESALGFLDYHPYVGTIMEDGNQVIHRIANNHPYDMSSATIEIYDDSLIDTFPSYDEAVFLTEEGTPIIFDQEGMERKPLALQGENTHYSYFLFVQNDGAEYLAPNNRETFATVEEALEAMKIETNDIYKSVILPNIDYTTSVDGNTVTVQFTTQVDLMNEDQVDAMQMIEGMLLTAARFDMQVKFENIVQEQWGGFDFTNPLPIPVSANKVPFILTQ from the coding sequence ATGAGTCATGATAAGTGGGATGAAAATAAAATCGAAGAATTACTATCAAGTTTCCCTAAAGTAAAAGACACTCGTTCGAAAGAAGATATCCTGCAAAAATTAAAAGATGACGGCGTTTTTGATGAAGAGCCTTCTGATTCACCTAAACAGACTAAAAAGAAAAAGAAGAACAATTGGATGCCTCCACTCATTACAATTGCAGCTATTGCGTTATTGGCAATTATGATTCCTTCATTGATGAAACAAATGAACCACAATAATGAGGAAGCAGCTTTGAGTACTTCAGGTGCTGAAGAGGCTACCGAAATGAGTACCTTTAACATAGAGGAAAGTGAAAGCAGTGCAAATGATCAGTCAAATATGAGCATAATGGATGATCAACGGCTAGGTATTGGAAAAACAGCTGTTTATCCTGAGGATTTAGAAGGGTATACACTCTTTACGCTTGGCCTTGAAAGTGATATGGCAACGAGCATTCCAGTATCGTTATTAATTCCGAATGAACAGATTGTAGAGGACTTGGGAAAAACGAACCCAACTAGTGTTGAATTGTATAACTACTATGCACCACGGATTGATGAAAGTGCCCTTGGATTCTTAGACTATCACCCATATGTTGGAACGATTATGGAAGACGGAAACCAAGTCATTCATAGGATTGCAAATAATCATCCTTATGATATGTCATCTGCAACGATCGAAATTTATGACGATTCATTAATCGATACTTTCCCATCATACGATGAAGCGGTATTTCTTACGGAAGAAGGTACACCAATTATATTTGACCAAGAGGGTATGGAAAGAAAACCTTTAGCATTACAAGGTGAAAACACCCACTATAGCTATTTCTTATTTGTTCAAAATGATGGGGCTGAGTATTTAGCTCCGAATAATAGAGAAACATTTGCTACTGTGGAAGAAGCATTAGAAGCGATGAAAATTGAAACGAATGATATTTATAAATCAGTTATTTTACCAAATATCGACTATACAACTTCTGTCGACGGCAATACAGTAACTGTCCAATTTACGACACAGGTCGATTTAATGAACGAAGATCAAGTTGATGCGATGCAAATGATTGAAGGTATGTTATTAACAGCTGCAAGATTTGATATGCAAGTTAAGTTTGAAAATATTGTTCAGGAACAATGGGGAGGATTTGACTTTACAAATCCACTACCAATTCCAGTTAGTGCAAATAAGGTACCATTCATTTTAACTCAATAA
- the resE_1 gene encoding sensor histidine kinase ResE, whose amino-acid sequence MTRIWNSIVGKLWATILLLVSFVLFIFTVLMLEFLDNYHNEQARSSISQTASTIASIVDNYDLEQLSNEIINDFLNEDTNAFIAINPNEVKSSFQTGINQEEIRESILSNTGFNRVFKTNNQVIEEMILPSQKEKDKLESYVVLAYPLKSDDQMHGAIFIYQNPDAIHKTTNQTTKIVFLSAFIAFLLTTFFAFFLSSKITSPLRKMREHAFELAKGKFDEQLPSTQNDEIGQLAVAFNQMGRQLKHHLEVINQEKEQLSSILTSMTDAVITFNRDRTILVSNPPAERLLQKWYINQEPNSDSPIPAEIYHMLDHVLEFEDKIEEDLEINGSDYSLTISPLKNSGQSIRGAVAVIRDMTEQKRLDKLRSDFIANVSHELRTPIAMLQGYSEAILDDVVSSEEERNEMIRIIYDESQRMGRLVTDLLDLARMESGHMTLFKDDLPIVHVIERITQKFAQVAKEKHVHLEFKCSLSDDLIMRLDEDRIEQVLTNLIDNAIRHTPEEGSVTVSLDNELSYAKITVSDTGEGIPKEDLPFVFERFYKADKARTRSKGGTGLGLAIAKNIVEAHKGNIKVDSVVGEGTTFTFYLPL is encoded by the coding sequence ATGACTAGAATATGGAATAGTATTGTCGGGAAGCTATGGGCAACCATATTGCTTCTCGTTTCATTTGTATTGTTTATCTTCACGGTTCTTATGCTCGAATTTCTTGATAATTATCATAACGAACAAGCAAGGTCATCAATCAGTCAGACAGCCTCTACCATTGCAAGTATAGTTGATAATTACGATTTGGAACAATTATCGAATGAAATTATCAATGATTTTTTAAATGAAGATACAAACGCATTTATAGCAATAAATCCGAATGAAGTAAAATCTTCTTTCCAAACAGGTATTAATCAAGAAGAGATACGTGAAAGCATTTTAAGTAATACTGGATTTAATCGAGTTTTTAAAACGAATAATCAAGTGATTGAAGAAATGATTCTACCTTCCCAAAAGGAAAAAGATAAATTAGAATCCTATGTAGTTTTGGCATACCCGTTAAAAAGTGATGATCAAATGCATGGTGCTATCTTTATTTATCAAAATCCAGATGCCATTCATAAAACAACAAATCAAACTACAAAAATTGTTTTCTTATCAGCATTTATCGCATTTCTATTAACGACCTTCTTCGCCTTTTTCTTATCAAGTAAGATAACATCACCTCTTAGAAAAATGCGTGAACATGCTTTTGAATTAGCGAAAGGGAAATTTGATGAACAGTTGCCGTCTACTCAAAATGACGAAATTGGACAGCTTGCTGTGGCGTTTAACCAAATGGGGCGTCAATTAAAGCATCATTTAGAAGTAATCAACCAAGAGAAAGAACAATTATCGAGTATCTTAACATCAATGACGGATGCAGTAATCACTTTTAATAGAGATCGGACAATATTAGTAAGTAATCCACCTGCGGAACGATTGCTTCAAAAATGGTATATCAATCAAGAACCTAATAGTGATAGTCCAATACCTGCCGAAATCTATCATATGTTAGACCATGTTCTTGAATTTGAAGATAAAATTGAAGAGGATTTAGAAATTAATGGTTCCGACTATAGTTTAACAATAAGTCCATTGAAGAATAGCGGTCAATCAATACGTGGTGCTGTTGCAGTAATTCGTGATATGACTGAACAAAAACGTTTAGATAAACTACGTTCCGATTTTATAGCTAATGTATCCCATGAATTAAGAACACCTATTGCGATGCTTCAAGGTTACTCAGAAGCCATTCTTGACGATGTTGTTTCAAGTGAAGAAGAAAGAAATGAAATGATTCGGATTATTTATGATGAATCACAGCGTATGGGTAGACTAGTAACAGACCTATTAGATTTGGCTCGGATGGAATCAGGTCATATGACATTGTTCAAGGATGATCTGCCCATTGTTCACGTGATAGAACGGATTACTCAAAAGTTTGCACAAGTTGCCAAGGAAAAACATGTACACTTAGAATTCAAATGTTCTTTATCCGATGATTTAATCATGAGGTTAGATGAGGATCGAATTGAGCAAGTGTTAACGAATTTAATCGATAATGCAATCCGCCATACTCCAGAAGAGGGAAGTGTAACAGTTTCTCTAGATAATGAACTGTCATATGCAAAAATTACAGTTTCCGACACTGGAGAAGGAATCCCTAAAGAAGATTTACCATTTGTGTTTGAACGTTTTTATAAAGCGGATAAAGCTAGAACTCGATCAAAAGGTGGTACAGGCCTTGGACTTGCTATTGCAAAGAACATCGTAGAAGCGCATAAAGGGAATATTAAAGTAGATAGTGTCGTAGGTGAAGGAACAACATTCACTTTTTATTTACCATTATAA
- the glnR gene encoding HTH-type transcriptional regulator GlnR, producing MSREFRRAMPLLPISMVMQLTELTARQIRYYEEHKLIEPARSEGNRRMFSLDDVDALLEIRELLDQGINMAGIKKVFDMRKTNNVKSSNNLSISDAELRSILREEMQQAQIMQKSSLRQGDLSRFFPMKSE from the coding sequence ATGAGTCGAGAGTTTCGAAGAGCTATGCCGTTACTCCCTATTAGCATGGTAATGCAATTAACGGAGCTAACTGCAAGACAAATTCGATACTATGAAGAGCACAAACTAATAGAGCCTGCAAGATCTGAAGGCAATCGTAGAATGTTTTCCTTAGATGATGTTGATGCATTGTTAGAAATTCGTGAACTTCTTGACCAAGGTATTAATATGGCAGGAATCAAAAAAGTATTTGATATGCGGAAAACAAACAATGTAAAAAGTTCTAACAACTTATCGATATCAGATGCTGAACTTAGATCAATATTAAGAGAAGAAATGCAACAAGCGCAAATCATGCAAAAATCATCTTTACGACAGGGGGATTTATCTCGCTTTTTTCCTATGAAAAGTGAGTAG
- a CDS encoding metallophosphoesterase, with protein sequence MIYIILSIILIFCISLLLYMIKEAFEHNVLQHNIEVKGECEEQIKLFFISDIHNRLISEKEIGDKKGNFDGVIIGGDLADKRTPIERLIKNIQFLTTLGPVYFIWGNNDREVGEERLRKILSDSNVTIIENDAILLPNRKNTIWINAIDDTTTNNVDLDKTFAKTEAKDVVFFVSHNPQVFSQVLAQYKVDFLMGGHLHGGQIRLGPFGIYPHGSFSYKKGVPVLISNGYGTTLLPLRFGAKPQCHIIDVKITM encoded by the coding sequence ATGATTTATATTATTTTGTCGATAATACTAATTTTCTGTATTTCCTTACTTTTATATATGATAAAAGAAGCTTTCGAACACAATGTTTTGCAGCATAACATCGAAGTAAAAGGTGAGTGTGAAGAACAAATCAAACTATTTTTCATATCGGACATTCATAATCGCCTTATTAGTGAAAAAGAAATTGGAGATAAGAAGGGAAATTTTGATGGCGTCATTATTGGCGGAGACTTAGCTGATAAAAGAACACCCATTGAACGATTAATTAAAAATATTCAATTCCTAACTACTCTAGGGCCTGTTTATTTTATTTGGGGAAATAATGATCGAGAAGTAGGGGAGGAAAGACTTCGTAAAATTTTGTCTGATTCGAACGTAACTATAATTGAAAATGATGCCATTTTATTACCGAACAGAAAAAATACCATCTGGATAAATGCCATTGATGATACAACTACTAATAATGTCGATCTTGACAAAACATTTGCTAAGACTGAAGCAAAAGATGTTGTTTTCTTCGTCTCACATAATCCGCAAGTTTTTTCGCAAGTACTTGCACAATATAAAGTGGATTTTTTAATGGGAGGACATCTACACGGTGGTCAAATTCGACTTGGTCCATTTGGTATTTATCCTCACGGGTCCTTTTCCTATAAAAAAGGTGTACCAGTTTTAATAAGTAATGGCTATGGTACTACGCTTCTACCTTTAAGATTTGGTGCAAAACCACAATGTCACATAATTGACGTAAAGATTACAATGTAA